One genomic segment of Kiloniellales bacterium includes these proteins:
- a CDS encoding N-carbamoyl-D-amino-acid hydrolase — MARVITVGAAQLGPIQKAEPRAAVVGRMIALMEEAHRKACDLIVFPELALTTFFPRWYMEDQAEVDRWFESAMPGNETQPLFTTAKELGLAFHLGFAELTEEAGAVHRYNTAILVDKEGAIVGKYRKVHLPGHAEFDSERKFQHLEKRYFEVGNLGFPVWRALGGVMGMCICNDRRWPETYRVMGLQGVEMVLLGYNTPTVNSQSDEAPHLRMFHNQMSMQAGAYQNSTWVVGVAKAGSEDGHELMGGSVIVAPSGEIVAQARTLGDELIVADCDLDACNFGKETIFNFAAHRRVEHYGLITERTGAVPPD; from the coding sequence ATGGCGCGGGTGATCACCGTGGGAGCGGCGCAGCTTGGGCCGATTCAGAAGGCCGAGCCGCGCGCGGCCGTGGTCGGGCGGATGATCGCGCTAATGGAGGAGGCCCACCGCAAGGCCTGTGACCTCATCGTCTTTCCCGAGCTGGCGCTGACCACCTTCTTTCCCCGCTGGTACATGGAGGACCAGGCCGAGGTCGACCGCTGGTTCGAGTCCGCCATGCCGGGAAACGAGACCCAGCCGCTCTTCACGACGGCCAAGGAGCTGGGCCTCGCCTTCCACCTCGGCTTCGCCGAGCTGACCGAGGAGGCGGGCGCGGTCCATCGCTACAACACGGCGATTCTGGTCGACAAGGAAGGTGCAATCGTCGGCAAGTACCGCAAGGTTCACCTGCCGGGCCACGCCGAGTTCGATTCCGAGCGCAAGTTCCAGCACCTGGAGAAGCGCTACTTCGAGGTTGGTAACCTGGGCTTTCCCGTGTGGCGCGCTCTGGGCGGCGTGATGGGCATGTGCATCTGCAACGACCGGCGCTGGCCCGAGACCTACCGAGTCATGGGGCTCCAGGGCGTGGAGATGGTGCTGCTCGGCTACAACACGCCGACGGTCAACTCTCAGTCCGACGAGGCGCCGCACCTGCGCATGTTCCACAACCAGATGTCGATGCAGGCCGGGGCCTACCAGAACTCGACCTGGGTCGTCGGCGTCGCCAAGGCGGGTTCGGAGGACGGTCACGAGCTGATGGGCGGCAGCGTGATCGTCGCCCCGAGCGGCGAGATCGTGGCGCAGGCCCGGACCCTGGGAGACGAGCTGATTGTCGCCGACTGCGACCTCGACGCCTGCAATTTCGGCAAGGAAACGATCTTCAACTTCGCCGCCCACCGGCGGGTCGAGCACTACGGCCTGATCACCGAGCGCACCGGCGCGGTTCCACCGGACTGA